TGTCGCAAAGCTCAGCCTTCGCCGCCGATATCGTCCGGGACGCCGCCGAGGCGCACGCTCCCGCCCCCGGCGGCGGCGGACTTCCCGAATGGAACCTCGCCGATCTCTATCCGGCGATGGACAGTCCCGCGCTCACAGCCGATCTCGCGACGGCCGAGCGCGACGCGGCGAGCTTCGCCGCCGACTATCGCGGCCGCTTGCAAGCGCTCGCCGAAGGCGCTGCGGCGAATGAGACGCTCGGCGAGGCGGTCGCCCGCTATGAGGCGCTACAGGAGCTTCTCGGCCGCATCATGTCCTATGCCGGCCTCGTCTACAGCGGCGACACCAGCGACCCCGCGCGCGCCAAATTTTATGGCGATATGCAGGGCAAGATCACGGACATTTCGACGCAGCTGCTGTTCTTCCAGCTCGAGCTCAATCGTCTCGACGACGCCCTGCTCGACGCGGCCGCGGAAAAAGCGCCGCTGTCGCGCTGGCGTCCCTGGCTCGAGGACATTCGCAAGGAGAAGCCCTATGAGCTCTCCGACGAGCTTGAGCGTCTCTTCCACGAGAAGTCGATGACCGGCCGCGCGGCCTGGAACCGCCTGTTCGACGAGACCATCGCCTCATTGCGCTTCCAAGTCGGCGGCAAGGAGCTGACGCTCGAGCCCGCGCTCAATCTGATGCAGGACACGAGCGAAGATATTCGGCGCGAGGCGGCGCTCGCAGTGGGCGCGACGCTGAAGGCCAATCTGCGCACCTTCGCGCTGGTGACCAACACACTGGCGAAAGACAAAGAGATTTCCGACCGCTGGCGCGGCTTTCACGACGTCGCCGACGCGCGCCATCTCTCCAATCGCGTCGAGCCCGAGGTGGTGGAGGCGCTGGTCGCGAGCGTCGTCGCCGCGCATCCGAAGCTCTCGCATCGCTATTACAAGCTGAAGGCCAAATGGTTCGGCAAGGAGGCGCTCGACTATTGGGACCGCAACGCGCCGCTGCCGCAGGTTCCGAGCCATGTCTATGCATGGGACGAGGCGCGCGACATCGTGCTCTCGGCCTATTCGCGCTTCGCGCCGCGCATGGCGGAGATCGCCTCGCGCTTCTTCGAGCGCAATTGGATCGACGCGCCGGTGCGGCCCGGCAAGGCGCCGGGCGCCTTCGCCCATCCGACCGTGCCCTCCGTGCATCCTTATGTGCTGGTCAATTTCCAGGGCAAGACGCGCGATGTGATGACGCTGGCGCATGAGCTCGGCCATGGCGTGCATCAGGTGCTCGCCGGCGCGCAGGGCGCGCTGATGGCGCCGACGCCGCTGACGCTGGCCGAGACCGCCTCGGTGTTCGGCGAGATGCTGACATTCCGCGCCCTGCTCGCCGGAACCAGCGATCCGGAGAAGAAGCGCGCGCTGCTCGCCGCCAAGGTGGAGGACATGCTGAACACGGTGGTTCGGCAGATCGCCTTCTACAGCTTCGAGCGCAAGGTCCACATCGCCCGCAAGGAGGGCGAGCTGACCGCCGAGAAGCTGTGCGAATTATGGATGAGCGTGCAGGCCGACAGCCTCGGGCCGTCGATCCGGCTCAGCGACGGATACGAGTCCTTCTGGGCCTATATCCCGCACTTCGTGCATTCGCCCTTCTATGTCTACGCCTACGCCTTCGGCGATTGCCTCGTGAATTCGCTCTATGGCGTCTATCAGAAGGCCGAGACGGGCTTCGCCGAGCGCTATTTCGCGCTGCTCGAGGCGGGCGGCGCCAAGCCCTATGGCGAGCTTCTGGCGCCCTTCGGCCTCGATGCGCGCGATCCCGCCTTCTGGGGCATCGGCCTCGAGATGATCGAGGGGTTGATCGCCGAGCTGGAGGCGATGGAGCCGGGGTGAGCCGGCCGCTCTCGCGGTCCGACAGCCTTTAAAGAGCGAGCCTGAAGGCTCGCTCTTGCTCGCGACCTCCATCGATTTCGACGAACCAATCCATTCGACTAAGCTTGGCGACCCCAGCGCTTCAGCCAAGCTTGCACAGCGTTCTCATCCCGCGGCGCCGCCTCATTCGCCGGGACCGCAGCGGCCGGCTCGCCGACGAGCGCCAGCGCCTCGACCGCCGGCGCCGGAGCGCTCGCCTTGGCCGCCAACGCCAGCTTGTGAGCGTGCCGTCTCGCGACGATATGCTTGTATCGCGGCACGAAATCTTGCAGCCGGTCTTGCCAGAGCGGCAGGGTCATATCGTTGCGCGCATGATGATCTGTTTTTCTCGGCCGAATGAACTCTTTGCGAATTAAATAATTTTCATCCACCATGTCGTTGTCGATGCGATGAAACGACACTTTCTCCTCATTGCTGAACCAATCGGCGACGATGTCGTTGAACCTCTTCGCGCGCCGGCATCTTTCGACATGGCTGCAATCGATCTTATAGACCTCGCGTTTGAAATCCTCCTCCGGCACGCGCGCCAGCGCCGCCGTGGCGGAGCCGAACACGTCGTCGTCCAGCGTCGTGACCTGCGGGCCGAGAATGCAGACATGAGTGATGAAGGGCTCGGCCATCATCAGCAGGCCGTCGGCGAAGGCGCGATAGATCATCGCCCTTTCGGTGAAGAACTCCGTCTCGTCGAACGCGCCGCGCGTCGCGACGTCACGATAGAAAGTCACATCCATATCGACCTGTCCGAGCATGATGAAAACGGTCTTCTGCACCGGAATCATCGACATCGTTCGGATCGCGCGGCTATGCCCGACTTTGGACTTGTCGCGCCGCAGTCCTTTCATAGTCGCGCCGGAAAATGAAACATGCGCCCAGGTTCCTGGATTGTCGGATTGAAACTGTCGCGAGTGAGAGTCGCCAAAAAACATCATCATCATGTTCGCATCTACCCACTTTCGACATGGCGCGAGATCATGGCTGACGCCACCATACGATGGCGACTACGCTCGCAACCTGTATCTTAGTATAAAATCAGCCTGTCAAGCCAACGCCCGAGAGCCGCGGGTGCGCCAGAGCCGCCGGCCCGAATCCGTTGAAACGACGGTCCGAAAAGCGATTGCTGAGGCAAGGCTCGTCTTCGAGATATTTTGCCGGCGCTTGGAACCAGCCCCGACATTTATGGTTATCTGGGCTCTCAATGCGAACGCCGACAAGGCCGGGCGGTCGCTTCGGCGCGTGGGATCGCGACAGGAGACGCGTCATGTTCATGCACAATAAGAAGCTGCAATATACGGTCCGCGTATCGGAGGCGAATCCGGTGCTCGCGAGCCTGATGCTGGAGCAGTTCGGCGGACCGCAGGGCGAATTGGCGGCGGCGATGCGCTATTTCACCCAGGCCCTCGCGGAAGAGGACCCGGGCCGCAAGGACATGCTCTTGGACATAGCGACCGAGGAGCTCTCGCATCTCGAGATCATCGGCAGCATCGTCGCCATGCTCAATCGCGGCGTGAAAGGCGAGCTCGCCGAAGCGAGCCTCTCGGAGGCCGATCTCTATCGCTCGCTGACGCAGGGCGGCGACAGCCATACGCAGGCGCTGCTCTATGGCGGCGGACCGGCGCTCACCAATTCGTCGGGCGCGCCATGGACCGCGGCCTATATCGACACGATCGGCGATCCCGCTTGCGATCTGCGCTCGAACATCGCCGCGGAGTCACGCGCCAAGATCATCTATGAGCGCCTCATCAACGTCACCGAGGATCCCGGCGTCAAGGACACGCTGTCCTTCCTCATGACGCGCGAGATCGCGCATCAAAAATCCTTCGAGAAGGCGCTCTACTCGATCGAGCAGAATTTCCCGCCCGGCAAGCTCGCGGGCAAGCGTCAATTCGCCGATCTCTATGTCAACGCCTCGCAGGGAAACGGAGACAGCGACGGTCCCTGGAATTCGGGCGGCGAATGGAAGCGCCTCGACGATGTCGTCGGGCAAATCCCGCTCGACGGCGGCGCCGGCTCGGCCACTGTGAAGCTGACGGAGGAGGAGGCGCGCGATCTCAGCACCTTCATGCAGCGCCTCGAGTCGCGCGTCGACGAACAGGCGACTCCCGCAAAGCGCCATTGATCGCCCACGCTCAGCGCGTCGCGATCAGCAGCAGCAGGCTGGCGATCGCGACGACGGCGAACAGCACGACGGCGAGCGTGCGGCCCGCGAGGAGACGCGTATCGCTCTGCTGCATGTAGCGCGCGCGATTCTCATGAGCGGCGGCGAGAGCGCGCTGCTCGGCCGTCGGCGGCGCGCCTCCCGCTTCGTCATCCGTGCCGAGCGGCGCCGCAGTGGGATCGGGCGCCGCAACCTTATCTGCGGCGAGGCCGTGATCGATGTCGATACGTAGCCGATCGCTGGTGGGAGGTCGATCCTTGTCGTCCATGGACGTCTCCTGCTCGCTCGCTCGACCTCAGAATTGGAGGCTCGCGGCGATGCGGCAAGATCGCGGCGCGCGGCGCGGCCATTTAATGCGACGAAAGCGGGAACTGTCGTTCCGCTCGACCATTGTGGCGAGGTCGCTCTTTCGAGCGGACGGCAAAAGGAGAGGAGATATCCATGCCGATCGAAACGACACAGCAGCTCCTGGTACATGAGCTCCAGAGCATTCAGGATGCGGAAACGCTGGCGGCGAAGGCCATTCAGGCGCAGCTGGAGGAAATCGAGGACGACGATCTCAGCAATCTGCTCGAACGTCGTTTGAAGGCCGGCGAGCAGGTGATGCGCGACATTCGCAAGTCGCTGCAAAAGCTCGACGGCAAAGGCCGCGTGGAAAACAAGGCGGCGCGCGGCCTGATCGAGGAATGCGAGGAGACGGCCGAAGAGGTTTCTTCTCAGGAGATGAAAGACGCCGTGATCATCGCCGGCGCGCAGAAGCTCGAGCATTATTGCATCGCGGCCTGGGGCACGGTGAAGGCGATCGCCGGCGAGCTGCGAGAGGAGGAACTGGCGAAGGCGATGCAGCATGCGCTCGACGAGGGCCATCGCTGGGACGAGGAAATGTCGGAGCTGGCCGAAGGCGCGATCAACCCCGCCGCCATGAAGAGCGAAGAAGGACAGCAGGACAAAGCGACGAAAAAGCCGAAGGGCAAGAGCGAAACGACGCGCGGCTCCGCCAAGAAGCATTGAGGCCGCCTCGATCAGCGTCTCGAAATGTGCTAATTCTCAGCCCCGAGGGAGCGAGCCTTCGCTCCCTCGGGAGATGTCGATGCTCGAGCATTTTGGCGAAGACATTTGGATTGCGAATGGACCGACAGTGAAGGTCGCCGGATTTCATTATCCGACGCGAATGGCGGTCATCAGATTATCCAATGGCGATCTCTTCATCTGGTCGCCGATCGCGCTGTCGGGCGAGCTGCGCAGAGAAGTCGACGCCCTCGGCGCGACGCGTCACGTGATCGCCCCCAATGCGCTGCACCATTTGTTTCTCGACGATTGGCGACGCGCCTACCCCGACGCCGCGCTCTATGCGCCGCCGGGACTGCGCGAGAAGCGCAGCGATATCCAATTCCACGCCGATCTCCCGAACAGCTCGCCCGCATGGGCGGACGAAATCGAGCATGTCGCGGTGACGGGAAATCTCATCACGACCGAAATCGTGTTCTTTCATCGCAGGAGCGGCGCCACGCTCTTCACAGATTTGATCCAGCATTTTCCGCCCGACGCCTTCGCAGGCTGGCGCGCCATCGTCGCGCGGCTCGATCTCATGACCGGCCCCGAGCCATCGGTCCCGCGCAAATTCCGCGTCGCCATGATCGACCGCCGCGCCGCGCGCCATTCTCTCGAGCACATTCTCGCTTGGCCGACAGAAAAACTATTGATGGCCCATGGCGAGCCGATCGAAAAAGACGGACGAGCCTTCTTGTTGCGCGCGTTCCGCTGGCTCACAGGGCCATAATGGCCTGCTTCATCGAAATTGATAGGCCTCGAGAAAGAGCGAGCCTGAAGGCTCGCGGTCCAGGGCCGCGCTTGGACCGCGAGCCTTCAGGCTCGCTCTTTCCAACCCTGTCAAATGGGCTGAATCACACCAATAGCCCTCACCCCAATCGCTTCACGCTCGTCACCGGCGCGCCGCTCGCCAGAATGCGCGCGCGCGCCGGCGCGAAGGGCTCGCTCGCGACCTGCATGTAATGCGCATTGGCGTGCAGCAACGTCTCCGCATCGCGCATCACGCCCACATGCCCCTTCCAGAAGATCAGGTCGCCGCGCTGCAGCGGCGCGCCTTCGGGCAACGCTTCGCCCAGCGCCTTCTCCTGCAGATCTGTGTCGCGCGGCGCCTCGATCCCGGCGAAGGCGAGCGAGGTCTGCACGAGGCCGGAGCAGTCGATCCCGAGCCAGGATTTGCCGCCCCAGAGATAGGGCGCGCCGATCAGCATTTCGGCGAAGGCGACGAAATCGGCGAAGCGCTGTTCGCGCGGCGCGAGATGCGTGGAATAGATGAAGCCGCCGTCCGCGGCGACGAGAAAGCGATCGCGCTCGCTGACGATCTCGATCCCTGCGCCGAGCGGCAGAGCGAGCAGCGGCGGGTCCTTTATATCCGGCCGCGGAAACACGAAGGTGCGGGGAACGCGCACACGATGAGTCGGGCGTTCGATGCGGCTCCAGAGCAGATTGGCGGGCAGCCAGCCGACATAGGAGTCGCGCTCGAGCTGCGCCCAGGCCCAGCCCTCCTCCTCGTCATAGACCGTGACGATCTCGCCATAGAGCGCCTGCGTGTCGAGTCGCGCATCGGGGCGCGGCTCCTTCTTCACATCGGCGACGCCCTCCTTCACCTGCATGCG
The sequence above is a segment of the Methylosinus trichosporium OB3b genome. Coding sequences within it:
- a CDS encoding M3 family oligoendopeptidase — protein: MSQSSAFAADIVRDAAEAHAPAPGGGGLPEWNLADLYPAMDSPALTADLATAERDAASFAADYRGRLQALAEGAAANETLGEAVARYEALQELLGRIMSYAGLVYSGDTSDPARAKFYGDMQGKITDISTQLLFFQLELNRLDDALLDAAAEKAPLSRWRPWLEDIRKEKPYELSDELERLFHEKSMTGRAAWNRLFDETIASLRFQVGGKELTLEPALNLMQDTSEDIRREAALAVGATLKANLRTFALVTNTLAKDKEISDRWRGFHDVADARHLSNRVEPEVVEALVASVVAAHPKLSHRYYKLKAKWFGKEALDYWDRNAPLPQVPSHVYAWDEARDIVLSAYSRFAPRMAEIASRFFERNWIDAPVRPGKAPGAFAHPTVPSVHPYVLVNFQGKTRDVMTLAHELGHGVHQVLAGAQGALMAPTPLTLAETASVFGEMLTFRALLAGTSDPEKKRALLAAKVEDMLNTVVRQIAFYSFERKVHIARKEGELTAEKLCELWMSVQADSLGPSIRLSDGYESFWAYIPHFVHSPFYVYAYAFGDCLVNSLYGVYQKAETGFAERYFALLEAGGAKPYGELLAPFGLDARDPAFWGIGLEMIEGLIAELEAMEPG
- a CDS encoding manganese catalase family protein → MFMHNKKLQYTVRVSEANPVLASLMLEQFGGPQGELAAAMRYFTQALAEEDPGRKDMLLDIATEELSHLEIIGSIVAMLNRGVKGELAEASLSEADLYRSLTQGGDSHTQALLYGGGPALTNSSGAPWTAAYIDTIGDPACDLRSNIAAESRAKIIYERLINVTEDPGVKDTLSFLMTREIAHQKSFEKALYSIEQNFPPGKLAGKRQFADLYVNASQGNGDSDGPWNSGGEWKRLDDVVGQIPLDGGAGSATVKLTEEEARDLSTFMQRLESRVDEQATPAKRH
- a CDS encoding ferritin-like domain-containing protein translates to MPIETTQQLLVHELQSIQDAETLAAKAIQAQLEEIEDDDLSNLLERRLKAGEQVMRDIRKSLQKLDGKGRVENKAARGLIEECEETAEEVSSQEMKDAVIIAGAQKLEHYCIAAWGTVKAIAGELREEELAKAMQHALDEGHRWDEEMSELAEGAINPAAMKSEEGQQDKATKKPKGKSETTRGSAKKH
- a CDS encoding DUF4336 domain-containing protein, whose translation is MLEHFGEDIWIANGPTVKVAGFHYPTRMAVIRLSNGDLFIWSPIALSGELRREVDALGATRHVIAPNALHHLFLDDWRRAYPDAALYAPPGLREKRSDIQFHADLPNSSPAWADEIEHVAVTGNLITTEIVFFHRRSGATLFTDLIQHFPPDAFAGWRAIVARLDLMTGPEPSVPRKFRVAMIDRRAARHSLEHILAWPTEKLLMAHGEPIEKDGRAFLLRAFRWLTGP
- a CDS encoding NlpC/P60 family protein, with the protein product MSDIFDKRLTPARPDLAASHLQGRVQAARFVEGRRMQVKEGVADVKKEPRPDARLDTQALYGEIVTVYDEEEGWAWAQLERDSYVGWLPANLLWSRIERPTHRVRVPRTFVFPRPDIKDPPLLALPLGAGIEIVSERDRFLVAADGGFIYSTHLAPREQRFADFVAFAEMLIGAPYLWGGKSWLGIDCSGLVQTSLAFAGIEAPRDTDLQEKALGEALPEGAPLQRGDLIFWKGHVGVMRDAETLLHANAHYMQVASEPFAPARARILASGAPVTSVKRLG